A window of the Brachybacterium sacelli genome harbors these coding sequences:
- the nrdE gene encoding class 1b ribonucleoside-diphosphate reductase subunit alpha: MPPVEHNRQLDYHALNAMLNLYGADGKIQFEKDALAAREYFLQHVNPNTVFFHSLKEKLDYLVENKYYEPEVLAQYDFSFIESLSEQAFAKKFRFPTFLGAFKYYTSYTLKTFDGKRYLERFEDRVVMVALTLAEGDEQLARNLVDEILDGRFQPATPTFLNAGKAQRGELVSCFLLRIEDDMESIGRSINSALQLSKRGGGVALLLSNLREYGAPIKHIENQSSGVIPVMKLLEDSFSYANQLGARQGAGAVYLNAHHPDILRFLDTKRENADEKIRIKTLSLGVVIPDITFELAKRNEPMYLFSPYDVEREYGKPFAEVNVSDVYHEMVDNPNISKKKIKARDFFQILAEIQFESGYPYIMFEDTVNRANPIPGKVTHSNLCSEILQVSTPSSMNVDLTYDELGRDISCNLGSLNIAKTMDSSDFSRTIETAIRGLTSVSDHSDIESVPTIAEGNRKSHAIGLGQMNLHGYLARESIFYGSEEGLDFTNMYFYAVTFNAIKASNKIAKERGEVFYDFASSKYGTGEYFDKYIDKAWEPRTEKVRGLFENSSVHLPTQEDWKQLREEVKAHGMYNAYLQAVPPTGSISYINHSTSSIHPIVSKIEIRKEGKIGRVYYPAPYMTNDNLEYYEDAYEIGYEKIVDTYAEATQHVDQGLSLTLFFPDTATTRDINKAQIYAWRKGIKTLYYIRLRQMAIEGTEVEGCVSCML; the protein is encoded by the coding sequence ATGCCCCCGGTCGAGCACAACAGGCAGCTCGACTACCACGCGCTGAACGCGATGCTGAACCTCTACGGAGCGGACGGCAAGATCCAGTTCGAGAAGGACGCGCTCGCCGCCCGCGAGTACTTCCTGCAGCACGTGAACCCCAACACGGTGTTCTTCCACTCGCTCAAGGAGAAGCTCGACTACCTGGTCGAGAACAAGTACTACGAGCCCGAGGTGCTCGCCCAGTACGACTTCTCCTTCATCGAGTCGCTGTCCGAGCAGGCCTTCGCGAAGAAGTTCCGCTTCCCGACCTTCCTCGGGGCCTTCAAGTACTACACCTCGTACACGCTGAAGACGTTCGACGGCAAGCGGTACCTCGAGCGCTTCGAGGACCGTGTGGTGATGGTGGCCCTCACCCTCGCCGAGGGCGATGAGCAGCTCGCCCGCAACCTCGTCGACGAGATCCTCGACGGCCGCTTCCAGCCCGCCACGCCCACCTTCCTCAATGCCGGCAAGGCCCAGCGCGGTGAGCTGGTCTCCTGCTTCCTGCTGCGCATCGAGGACGACATGGAGTCGATCGGGCGCTCCATCAACTCCGCGCTGCAGCTGTCCAAGCGTGGCGGCGGCGTCGCGCTGCTGCTGAGCAACCTGCGTGAGTACGGTGCGCCGATCAAGCACATCGAGAACCAGTCCAGCGGCGTCATCCCCGTCATGAAGCTGCTCGAGGACTCCTTCTCCTACGCGAACCAGCTGGGGGCCCGCCAGGGCGCCGGTGCGGTCTACCTCAACGCCCACCACCCGGACATCCTGCGGTTCCTGGACACCAAGCGCGAGAACGCCGACGAGAAGATCCGCATCAAGACCCTCTCGCTCGGCGTGGTCATCCCCGACATCACCTTCGAGCTCGCGAAGCGCAACGAGCCGATGTACCTGTTCTCCCCGTACGACGTGGAGCGCGAGTACGGCAAGCCGTTCGCCGAGGTCAACGTCTCGGACGTCTATCACGAGATGGTCGACAACCCGAACATCTCCAAGAAGAAGATCAAGGCGCGCGACTTCTTCCAGATCCTGGCGGAGATCCAGTTCGAGTCCGGCTACCCGTACATCATGTTCGAGGACACCGTGAACCGGGCCAACCCGATCCCCGGCAAGGTCACCCACTCGAACCTGTGCTCCGAGATCCTGCAGGTCTCGACCCCGTCGTCCATGAACGTCGATCTCACCTACGACGAGCTCGGCCGCGACATCTCCTGCAACCTCGGCTCGCTGAACATCGCCAAGACGATGGACTCCTCGGACTTCTCGCGGACCATCGAGACCGCGATCCGCGGGCTGACCTCCGTCTCGGACCACTCGGACATCGAGTCGGTGCCGACCATCGCCGAGGGCAACCGCAAGTCCCACGCGATCGGCCTGGGGCAGATGAACCTCCACGGCTACCTGGCCAGGGAGTCGATCTTCTACGGCTCCGAGGAGGGGCTGGACTTCACGAACATGTACTTCTACGCGGTCACGTTCAACGCCATCAAGGCGTCGAACAAGATCGCCAAGGAGCGCGGCGAGGTCTTCTACGACTTCGCCAGCTCGAAGTACGGCACCGGAGAGTACTTCGACAAGTACATCGACAAGGCGTGGGAGCCCCGCACCGAGAAGGTCCGCGGTCTGTTCGAGAACTCCAGCGTGCACCTGCCCACCCAGGAGGACTGGAAGCAGCTGCGCGAGGAGGTCAAGGCCCACGGCATGTACAACGCCTACCTGCAGGCCGTGCCGCCGACGGGGTCGATCTCCTACATCAACCACTCGACGAGCTCGATCCACCCGATCGTCTCCAAGATCGAGATCCGGAAGGAAGGCAAGATCGGCCGGGTCTACTACCCCGCGCCGTACATGACCAACGACAACCTCGAGTACTACGAGGACGCGTACGAGATCGGCTACGAGAAGATCGTCGACACCTACGCCGAGGCCACGCAGCACGTGGACCAGGGGCTGTCGTTGACGCTGTTCTTCCCGGACACCGCCACCACGCGCGACATCAACAAGGCGCAGATCTATGCCTGGCGCAAGGGCATCAAGACCCTGTACTACATTCGCCTGCGCCAGATGGCGATCGAGGGCACCGAGGTCGAGGGCTGCGTCAGCTGCATGCTGTGA